CCGCAGGTCACGTGCTGCTGAAGAACTCAGGCAGACTTCCGGGAATGAGCAACCCGACGCTCCATCGGTTACCGATACGCCGCCACCATCGACCTCTCATCAGCAAGACACCACGAGCGCGTCAGAAGAACAAACCGCATCGGATACACCGTCACGTTCGCGCAGGCGCAGACGTCGGAGACGCAAACCGAACAGTGATGGCACGGGTTCGTTGTTTGAAGATACACCACCATCTGATCAGGAATAGCTACTCGGCTGCTTCATCGAAGAACTCCGGGAGTGATGCAACAAAGAGCTTGATCTCATCGCGCACGCGCCGGTAATGGGCGATCGCTTCCTCTTCTGTTTTGGCATCGTGCGCAAGAGCTGGCGGATCCTCAAACCCGACATGGACGACCTTTGCTTTCCCGGGAAAGATCGGGCATGTTTGATGTGCAGAATCACATACAGTCACCACATAGTCGATCTGTTCGTTCAGGAACTCGTTGACGTGCTTTGATGCCTGATGCGCAATGTCAACGTGCGCTTCAGCCATCACACGGACTGCCATGGGGTTGAGTCCGTGCGGATCTGTGCCGGCGCTGCATGCATCGATGACGTCTGATTTAAGTGCGTGGGCCCATCCCTCGGCCATCTGGCTTCTGCACGAGTTGCCTGTGCACAAAAACAACACGCGAAGCTTTGGTACAACTGGTTCGTCCTTTGGTTCGATCATGGATAAGTTTACGCCGGTGTCTGTGCTGTGTTCATTTGGGATCCTTTATCAGATCTGAGCGCGAGCAGGCGAGCGAGCTGCTCCTTGGGTATCGCGCAACCACAATCGGCACACTCATTTGTGCCATCGTCGCGCGTCAATACGCGTGACAAGCTCGCAGCACACCACGGGCAGACGTTGTGCTTGATATACAGATCACGGATCGCCTTCGATGTATCACGCCGGTACACCCAATGCCAGTACGCTGCGAGCAGCGCGATACATACGATTGAGAAAACAATACCCAGCTTTGTCTGAAGCACCCGCGAGAGAAAGATGCCCAGTACAAGCAGGCCTCCGCTGATGCCAAGGTACGACAGCAGGGTTCGCTCTTTCACACCCATTTCATTCTTCGCATTGTGCCAGAGCCAGCGAATCTCTGCCAAATGGCTGTCACCCTCAAAGCTCACCAGCGCGGGTTTGATCGATTTGTGTATGAGCACATGATTCTCACCATCCCCGGTCTTTGCGATCGCAGGGGACAATCCGAACGATGATGCATGCCATCCCGATGACATCGAAGCCTTCCACGTGCGCTGTCCGGGTACGAGCTCGTGGTGCCGATGGATGCAGTCATCACGCCATGCGCATCCGCATTCCGGACACACACGACACACGTCATTCTCGATTGGGCATTGCGCAAGTGGGTAGTAGCATCGTGCGCACAAGCCTTCAGCAATCACGATTCGTGCGCCGTGCTGCAGGCGGGCATCGATCTGCTTCCTTGTCCATGGCAGATTGACATACACCAGTTGCATGATGAGTGCAAGGCCCACCGAGCATGCGATGAGCACCGGGTAGTGCACCCAGGGAGAGATGTTTGCAAAGCCAAAGTACTTGAGCACGTCCTGTGCGAACACCGCAACAAGGATCACGCACAATACAAACGTGGTTTGCGTTCGCATGTCGGTTGAGAATACAACTCCACGAGACAGAATTCGCTGGTACACCTCGTCGGGGAGACTTCGCGTTGGATCGAATGTGGTGTGCTCAACGCGGAACTGGTTGCTGCGATGGTCGGTCGAGTACATCGAGAACACACTGCGACGAAGTCTGGTCATTGTCGATTCATGACCAACGGT
Above is a genomic segment from Phycisphaeraceae bacterium containing:
- a CDS encoding arsenate reductase ArsC, which encodes MIEPKDEPVVPKLRVLFLCTGNSCRSQMAEGWAHALKSDVIDACSAGTDPHGLNPMAVRVMAEAHVDIAHQASKHVNEFLNEQIDYVVTVCDSAHQTCPIFPGKAKVVHVGFEDPPALAHDAKTEEEAIAHYRRVRDEIKLFVASLPEFFDEAAE